A region of the bacterium genome:
GCGGTATTTGATGGCGGTGGGGTTGGCTGGGGCGGGTCTGTGGGCCCTCGCGCACACGATTCTGGTCGGATTTATGAAATAACTTGTGTCGTGAAGACTGCCCTAGGACAGGTGGGCTGGATCGTCGACTTGTCTCCGCCGCCTGTACAGCTTGAGTGCCTCGAACCAAAGGACGCACAGCAGGCCGGCCCCGGCGCTGAGCGCCAGGTCTTTCGGGTGCAGCGGCGCGAAGTGGAACATCCGCTGCGCGAACGGGAGGTACAGGATCGCGGCCAGGAGCGCCAGCGTGCCGCCGGTCACCCAGCGGAACGCGGTGTTGGGGACGCGGAGCATGGTGAAGAGCGACCTGTTCCACGAGCGGTTGACGAGGATGATCACGAGAAATGCCAAGACGAGCGTCGTGAAGGTGAGGGTGCGGGCGGCGTCCGGCGTGTGGCCGGTTCTGGCGATCAGGTAGACCGCCACGCAGGCCGCCAGGACGCTCATCCCCTGCAGGACCGAAAGGCCGACCGTGCGCAGGGAGAACAGCCGCGTGTCCGGGTCTCGCGGCGGGCGTTGCATGACGTCGGATTCGGCGTCCTCGGCCTCGAAGATGAGCGTGCAGGACGGATCGATGATCAGCTCCAGGAAGACGATGTGGATCGGCAACAGCAGCAGCGGCCAATCGGCGAAGAAGACCGGCAGCATCGAAAGGCCGGCGATCGGCACGTGCACCGCGAAGATGAAGGCGACGGCCTTCTTGATGTTGTCGAAGATCCGTCGGCCGAGGCGCACGGCGGCGACGATGGAGGAGAAGTCGTCGTCGAGCAGCACCAGCGCCGCGGACTCGCGCGCGACGTCGGTGCCGCGACCTCCCATCGCGATGCCGATGTGGGCGGCCTTGAGGGCGGGGGCGTCGTTGACGCCGTCGCCGGTCATGGCGACCACCTCCCGGTTGGCCTTGAGGGCGTTGACGAGGCGCAACTTCTGCTCCGGTACGACGCGGGCGAAGACCTGCACGTCCCGGATGCGCCGGGCGAGTTCCTCGTCCGACATCCCGTTGAGTTCCGGGCCCGTGATCACCGCCTCGCAGTTCTCGAGGCCCGCCTGGCGCGCGATGCTCTGCGCCGTGGCCGGATAGTCGCCGGTGATCATCACGACGCGGATGCCGGCGGCCCGGCACTCGGCGACGGCGGCCGGCACGGTCGGCCGCAGCGGGTCCTCGAATCCCAGCAGACCCACGAAGGCGAAGTTCAGGTCGTGTTGCGCCTCGGGGAGGCTCGTCAGGCCCGCCGATCCGCGCGCGACCCCCAGGACCCGCAAGCCCCGGGAAGCCAGTTCCGCGGTCTGCTCGGCGAGGCTCGCGAGTCCGGCGGGATCCAGGTGGCAAAGGTCGGCGATGGCCTCCGGCGCTCCCTTGGTGGCGACGACGATCTCGCCGCCGTTCCCGGTGTCCCAGGCGTGGCTCACCGCGAGCAGTTCGGGTGTGAGCGGGTACTCCCGCGCGAGCGACCAGTCGGGATGCAGGTGCTCGC
Encoded here:
- a CDS encoding cation-translocating P-type ATPase, which gives rise to MNPSPAEPADRTAASARAGASVLEIAGLQGLTEEEAQTRLRRDGANELPAQKNRGLFAIGLEVAREPMFLMLVAAGALYLFMGEPADALMLLGFVFVVMAITVVQERRTERALDSLRDLSSPRALVIRGGAQRRIPGREVVPGDLVVLVEGDRIPADALLRRGINLTVDESLLTGESVPVRKVPSADAATPDAPGGDDLPSVFSGSLVTAGQGVAEVVATGARSELGKIGKALQQVEPQPTLLQKETTRLVRTFAVAGLAACLVVVVAYAYTRGGDGQAWKDGLLAGIAMAMAVLPEEFPVVLTIFLALGAWRISRSNVLTRRMPAVETLGAATVLCVDKTGTLTQNRMTLRRLASPALSVDLADLAAPLPEELHSLLESAILASKPDPFDPMERALHAAGAGHLGGSEHLHPDWSLAREYPLTPELLAVSHAWDTGNGGEIVVATKGAPEAIADLCHLDPAGLASLAEQTAELASRGLRVLGVARGSAGLTSLPEAQHDLNFAFVGLLGFEDPLRPTVPAAVAECRAAGIRVVMITGDYPATAQSIARQAGLENCEAVITGPELNGMSDEELARRIRDVQVFARVVPEQKLRLVNALKANREVVAMTGDGVNDAPALKAAHIGIAMGGRGTDVARESAALVLLDDDFSSIVAAVRLGRRIFDNIKKAVAFIFAVHVPIAGLSMLPVFFADWPLLLLPIHIVFLELIIDPSCTLIFEAEDAESDVMQRPPRDPDTRLFSLRTVGLSVLQGMSVLAACVAVYLIARTGHTPDAARTLTFTTLVLAFLVIILVNRSWNRSLFTMLRVPNTAFRWVTGGTLALLAAILYLPFAQRMFHFAPLHPKDLALSAGAGLLCVLWFEALKLYRRRRQVDDPAHLS